A region of Schistosoma mansoni strain Puerto Rico chromosome 1, complete genome DNA encodes the following proteins:
- a CDS encoding putative dynein light chain 1, cytoplasmic, producing the protein MFNVCNFSTNVICTSIILLLIHTNHTFNIYFYSEIIRRNTTQQNAALFKLGSDIEYISGDMMLSQQINVTNEARKLYQEYKSENKLLIATKLKEFLDKTFGRAWHVTVVDGSFASAHTEEVNTSFHFKMKNLCFIIWKTPDCRNE; encoded by the exons ATGTTTAATGTTTGTAATTTTTCCACTAATGTCATATGTACCAGTATC ATTCTTCTCTTAATCCATACAAACCATacttttaatatatatttttatagtgAAATAATACGAAGAAATACAACCCAACAGAATGCAGCATTGTTTAAACTTGGTTCAGATATTGAATACATTTCTGGTGATATGATGTTATCACAACAAATCAATGTCACCAATGAGGCTAGAAAATTATATCAAGAATATAAATCTGAAAATAAGCTGTTGATTGCTACAAAGCTTAAAGAATTTCTAGATAAAACATTTGGCAGAGCGTGGCATGTTACGGTGGTGGATGGTTCGTTTGCCAGTGCACATACAGAAGAAGTTAATACTTCATTccatttcaaaatgaaaaatcTTTGTTTTATTATATGGAAAACACCAGATTGTAGAAATGAataa